GAAGGTGAAAAAGTGACAGTGAGAGGACGAAGAGGACGAAGAAGGAGAAATGAGCTTACAgtgaagaggagaagaggacgaagaggagaagaggatgaagagaAGGAGATGAGATACGTGAAGCGGATGAGGGGAACGAAGAGGATGAAGAAGGTGAGAGGACTTACAGTGAAGGACAAAGAGGACGAAAGAAAGGAATGGAGTTACAGGAAGAGGACGAAGAGGACGAAGAGGGTGAATGAGTACAGTGAAGGGACGACGAGGACAAAGAGGTGAATGACTTACAGTGAAGAGGAACGAAGAGGAGAACAAGAGGTGAATGAGCTTACAGTGAAGAGGACGAAGAAGGGAAGGAGCTTACAGTGAAGAGGACGAAGAGGCGAAGGTGATGCTTACagtgaagaggagagaggacgaAGAGGATGAAGAAGGTGAGCAGGTGAGCTTACGGAGAGGGAAACGCGACGAAGAAGAGTGAATGACTTACAGTGAAGAGGACGAAGAGGACGAACAAGGTGAATGATCTTACAGTGAAGAGGACGAAGAGGACGAAGAAGGTGAATGAGCTTACAGTGAAGAGGACGAAGAGGACGAAGAAGGTGAATGAGCTTACAGTGAAGAGGACGAAGAGGACGAAGAAGGTGAATGAGCTTACAGTGAAGAGGACGAAGAGGACGAACAAGGTGAATGATCTTACAGTGAAGAGGACGAAGAGGACGACGAAGGTGAATGATCTTACAGTGAAGAGGACGAAGAGGACGAAGAAGGTGAAAAAGCTTACAGTGAAGAGGACGAAGAGGACGAAGAACGTGAATGAGCCTACAgtgaagaggatgaagaggacgAAGAGGATGAAGAAGGTGAATGAGCTTACAGTGAAGAGGACGAAGAAGGTGAGAGAGCTTACAGTGAAGAGGACGAAGAAGCGCTGGTTTCTCTCCCCGACACAGTTGTTGACCCATGGACAGTGGTGGTCCATCTTGCGGATGCAGCGCTTACAGATACTGTAGAAGAACGAGGAAGGAACAACATGGCCGTGTTACTTCCAAACTAGACTAACAGTTTGAAAACAATCCCCTCAGCTGCCTTGTCGATAACATCTCAAGATGATGACGGTGTCTTGATCTGCTTCCAGAAAACCTCCCAAATCAACCAGTGCCGCTTTAATAACAGCCGAGTTACAGTGTTTCTTTTAGGATGTTTTTCGTGCCATTTCGCCAATAAgatcaacatagaggaaacactggagtTAATGTTGAAACTCAACTGGAGTACATTACATTTCTAGGATTTCTAgcatcagctgatttaaatagctcatgttactgtattgttacTGTATTGTATCAACAGTTAACGTCATTAAATATTGTAAGTGACGTTTTCTTTTTGCGGGGTGCaattgttccaccaaaacaaaacaagttccttccttaCAGAGAGCATTTTGCAGACCGTCGCTGCGTCCGCAGCCTAGCAACACCtgagacgattgtgattggtttaacccttgtgttgtcttccccgttaaccatgaacttgcccttccaggtcaaaattgacctTTTGGCGCTTtgttatggtcaataaacctcatttgtatcaaattatacatacatttttagttaaaaaaacgcagaaattctgaattattttgactaacagttAAGATCTGAGGCTGTTGAGCGGATCtcagtttagtccggatactgttttgaaaccacacacaaaaaaaaaaaaattcaaatgctttaagactaataaaaaaaaaaccaaaaaattcaatgaaagtaatcgtTAATGTCACCTGAAGAACATATGgagtcatccatgttatttttggacaatttggttgaaagacatctaatatttctgatataaaacactttgaaacgggtcagtttgacccgaggacaaacACACGAgggggttaaagaaatgcaaacccAGAATGTACATGTAGTGCAGGCCTGTCAATGTGAGACTACGGACACCCCCCTGCAGGTGGTATGACCCCTTCTGACCTGCAGTGGTGGGCCCTCTCGGGTTTGATGCTGCAGCATTTTGGACATTTGTAGATGACCTCGCCCGGCTTCAGCTGCAGACTCTCCAGGTATTTTTTAGTGGCGTTGCCTTTAGGAACGGCTCCCTTAGGAAAGAGGAAGGAGGAAATGTGGACAATGAAAAGGAAGAATGGGAAACATCTTATGGCTTAGTTGCCACTTGGAGCtcctattttattcattttttgctagggctgcacgatatattttttaaatcatcattgCAATATTAACTGGCGCAATTAACACATTGCAAACATATCACGAGAGACACTCTAGAAAAGTGCTTTTTTATTGGTGCCTTTTATTTCGATGTTcaattagttaaaaaaaagaatgtggatgaaatgatttccttttataagttgtattttagccaaatactgaaagcagcaaaactgagttcactttatatatatctatttatCACAAGTAATGTCCAGGACTGGGTCCCGAATTCAATACTTTCTAGGCACAGACCAAATTGCCTCTGAAGTATTGAGTGTCAAAAAATGCCACGTTACCCAATTTAAATAGCCTAAGTAAATCTCATATTCAGTGAAccaatcagcatgcagcatgctccTACCAAGgtctaataatgtttgtgattggctgtctaacgttacacgtcgCGGAGACACGCAGGACAAACTCAGAGAGACGGggcttaaccctcgtgttgttgtcttcccgtcaaaattgaaaatcaacacatctgttgacgtttttttatccattttttaaaaaactttttgttcacgtttttgtcccatttttcatttcagtccaatttttttgtcccatgtttgtcacttctttttgacgttttcaacactacgtaaccctaacttattaacttttaaaaagaacattgatataggacaacatgagggttaagtagtaggagctgaaacataaatacataaagatTTGTTCCAAAATGTTTATTGctgcaatttctttttgttttgtaaaattgatatcggggaaaaaaaaagtataatttaGGAACaaaccggtatcaaagtcacatTATTGGGATCGGTACCATGTGTAAGATTTTGGAACAAAACCCAGCCCTGGTAACATCGTTAttgcgatattcaacaacgttattgcatattttcctcgtACCGTGCAGCCCTATTTACTGCCATTGAACCTAAAACCATGTCCATGGTctctgtcggtacacgatccgtcccgcctgcacgatccgtcctgcgcatgtgcagatgatgatcatgatgtacgaggatttacggcactgcacgatctgttccacagtagcggtctgttgttagcctccaccggaaagctaacgacgctagtttagctaacagctaattgggctaaccgctagctggcagcttgattcagcctaaagtaacgttactcaaactaaacagtggggtaaagcagctccagctaaattaagactttacggTAATAATgaagacaagtattgagtgattgaattttaaatgagcacaagtggAACTGACGTATTTAAACAGTTATTCATTCATGTGGTTCATTcattttacatgctgtctcagccaTAGACATATATATTTGTCTATggtctcagctagcggttagccgaattagctgttagctaagctaacgttagctttccggtggaggcaaacagactttctttaactgtctatggggaacagatcgtgcagtttCGTAAATACGCGTTCATCGTGATATCATATGCGCATGCGGGAACatgttgcacatgcgcagaacggatcgtgcaggcgggacggatcgtgcaggagTGACAAAGGAGCGGCGGAGGGGACGGCTCTTGcgaggacggatcgtgcaggagggacggatcgtgcaggagggacggatcgtgtaccgacagtcTCCCGTCCGCGTCCTCACCGGGTCGGTCAGCATGGTGCGGAGGTGGGAGGCCAGCGCCAGCACGGCCAGGCTGTTGAAGAACACCCCGTTGACCACGGCGTACCAGAAGCTCCGGGAGGGCAGCAGCATGACGAACGTGACCACAAAGTCCGCGTACAGGACCAGGAACCAGGTGATGAAGGCACACACCATGCCGCAGCAGTCCTGGATGAACCAGAGTCGCTTGGCTTCGCCGTGGAAACTCTTCTCCGCCTCCGCCGCCGTCTCCTCCTCCCcgtccagcagggggcgctgcTGCTCCACGTCCCTCAGCCGGTGACCCGAGGACATTCTGCCCTGGTGGGGGGGGACCGAGGAAGAAAAGGTGGGTTAGGGCACTTATCCACCAACTATAGTTCGGAGGACTCGGTGCGattgcagctttatttgtagagcacatctcagcaacagggcaattcaaagtgcttttacacaaaatcagttaaaataaaaataaaaaccgataaaacacatgaaaaataaaaacattgagacacataaaacacaagaataaaaagttacagtgcagcataagaaattaaacattaaagaaaggcacatcaaaaagaaagttcttcagccttgatttaaaagaactgagaggcagcggatctgcaggttctgggagtttattccagtatgaggagcatagaaactgaagctgcttcaccctgtttagttctgactgtGGTACGAAAGCAACCTGCCCAGATgaacctgagaggtctgggggggtcatagtgtaatagtagacctgtcccagatgacctgagaggtctgggggggtcatagtgcagtagcagatcagaagtgtattttggccctaatcTGTTTAGTGacttataaactagcaagagtactttgaaatcaattctttgagacattgggagccagtgtaaagacttcagaactggagtgatgtgatccagtctcttggtcttaggaggactggagggatgtgaccAGGTCTTGGTCTTAGTGGGACTGAGTGATGTgacagtctcttggtcttagtgatgATAGTGTGTGGTATTCCgatcttggtcttagtgaggactggagggatgtgatccagtctcttggttaGTGAGATGGAGTGATGTGTCTCTTTGGTAGAGGAGgtgtgatgtgatccagtctcttggtcgatgaggactggagtgatgtgatccagtctcttggtcttagtgaggatgGAGTGATTgttccagtctcttggtctcagTGAGACTGGTGCTGGTTGATCCAgttctcttggtcttagtgaggatggagggatgtgatccagtctcttggtctcgtgaggactggagtgatgtgaccagtctcttggtcttagtgggaCTGGGTGATGTGATCAGTCTCTTGGGCTCAGTTAGAACTGAGTGAtgggatccagtctcttggtttagtgaggactggagggatgtgtcCAGTCTCTTGGTTATGGAAGgtgtgatgtgatccagtcctcttggtcttagtgaggactggaggagtggatccagtctcttggtctcagTGAGGGATGAGTGAtggatccagtctcttgtcGGTTAGTGAGGACTGGGGGATGTGATAGGTCTTTGGTCTACGTGAGGACTGGAGGTGATGTGATCCCGTCTCTTGGTCTAGTGAGGATGGAGGAGTGATCCCGTCTCGGTCAGGATGAGGATGTGATCAGTCTGTCTTAGTGAggatggagggatgtgatccagtctttgGTCTTAGTGGGACTGGGGGATGTGATCCAGGTCTCTTGgtctagtgaggactggagtgagtgattccagtctcttggtctagtgAGAAGgaatggagtgatgtgatcagtCTCTTGGTCGTAGTGAGGAATGGAGTGAGTGTGAATCAGTATCTTGGGTCTtagtggatggatggagggatgtgatccagtctcttggtccttagtgaggactggagggatgtgatgccgtctcttggtcttagtgaggactggagggatgtgatccagtctcttggtcttagtgagtgACTCACCAAACACTGTCAACACACATCTCACAATCGAGTCGCTTGGTTAGAATATCGGAAACTTctggtctcagaaataatggagcGACACCACATTTATAACCTCTTGGGGTTTCTGGTTCACCCTcacactctgcttctgactggctagtagtccttacctaggtactgtcagaccctcatactctgcttctgactggctagattccttacctaggtactgtcgggccatcatactctgcttctgactggctagtagtccttacctaggtctgtcaggaccctcatactctgcttctgactgctagtagtccttacctaggtactgtcagggcctcatactctgcttctgactggctagtagtccttacctagtactgtcagggcctcatactctgcttctgactggctagtagtccttacccagGTACTgtagggccctcatactctgcctcTGCTTCTactggctagtatccttacctagtactgtcagggcctcatactctgcttctctgactgctagtagtccttaccaggTACTGtaagggccctcatactctgcctTGCTTCTGCTGGCTAGTATTCCTTAcctggtactgtcagggcctcatactctgcttctgactggctagtagtccttacccagGTACTGtaagggccctcatactctgctctgcttctgacggGCTAGTAGTCTTACTAGGtatgtcagggccctcatactctgcttctgactggctagtagtccttacctagctactgcacatgtgcgactcccgacaaagatggaacagaagtgagatgtctcactctggagctaaaacagagagctcaacacacagggcgAAAAGAGGAGCTGTTGCAACGTACAAcaaaaaccatgtaaacctattctgtaaaatcctctaaatacaattgtgaacaattatgaattatgaacctgaaaatgagcagaatgtgAGCACTATAAAATACAATAGCATTGTATCCCGACTTCATACACGCTG
This genomic stretch from Etheostoma spectabile isolate EspeVRDwgs_2016 chromosome 8, UIUC_Espe_1.0, whole genome shotgun sequence harbors:
- the LOC116693780 gene encoding palmitoyltransferase ZDHHC7; this encodes MSSGHRLRDVEQQRPLLDGEEETAAEAEKSFHGEAKRLWFIQDCCGMVCAFITWFLVLYADFVVTFVMLLPSRSFWYAVVNGVFFNSLAVLALASHLRTMLTDPGAVPKGNATKKYLESLQLKPGEVIYKCPKCCSIKPERAHHCSICKRCIRKMDHHCPWVNNCVGERNQRFFVLFTMYIAMISCHALALCGYQFITCIKVQWRECSDFSPPVTMMLMIFLCMEALLFFTFTAVMFCTQLHSICNDETEIERLKNEKPTWERQTRWAGLRLVFGGPPSLLWISPFAGLKLPTLLPRRSWKGGAEFSV